A single window of Dromaius novaehollandiae isolate bDroNov1 chromosome 33, bDroNov1.hap1, whole genome shotgun sequence DNA harbors:
- the LOC112994398 gene encoding adhesion G protein-coupled receptor E3-like has product MGRRGLAGCVGGLCCLLGCLRMAEATAGWPCGNTGDICAENACCVGAPSRGFFCRCGRGFESMPPNGSLHACRDVDECVAIPGPCGPNAVCINQPGAFTCICRPGYDGPNCTVRIFACEYKTAQDEALRKSCGRSAPGDTWCRVLNATTQRLRAACGSGSGDRSGGINLQDTLAPLFDVTAQLQSQRRPEAAAATGLLLHTAEVLVLEATVRHGQRQPQFFATDNLSAVAQLVTSSCHPDGRILKLTAGNASMHIHCHEVLTNVSKGTGAVALIAYQDLETVLNASSAEEGTPPGRLNSHVVSCTVGKPMNFSKPFRLTLRHKTEPREDEEAHCVSWQPVGTHGRWSEQGCERLESDHLYTTCSCWHLSSFAILMAISDVEENVALRLVTYVGLSLSVLCLFLAILTFLLCRSLWNVSVALHLQLSICLFVADILFLVAMHRIRNQLACAIIAGLLHYLFLACFTWMFLEGLHLFLTVRNLRVVNYTSASRFKKRYMYPTGYGVPALVVAISIAVNPSGYGTDKHCWLSTKGGFVWSFIGPVCAIILVNLVFFLTTLWILRDKLSTLNKDVSSLKSTRTLTFKALTHVLILGCTWGLGLLQTRSSALLVAFLFTGLNSLQGVFIFVVHCLLNRQVTEQYQRWLRALSPKAGSTELTMTLSNITSITEGERPATQGREGCEWQK; this is encoded by the exons ATGGGGCGTCGAGGGCTCGCCGGCTGCGTTGGGG GTCTGTGCTGCCTCCTGGGCTGCCTGCGCATGGCAGAGGCCACGGCTGGCT gGCCCTGCGGCAACACGGGTGACATCTGCGCCGAGAACGCCTGCTGCGTCGGGGCGCCCAGCCGAGGCTTCTTCTGCCGCTGCGGCCGTGGCTTCGAGTCGATGCCGCCCAACGGCTCCTTGCACGCCTGCCGCG ACGTGGACGAGTGCGTGGCCATCCCGGGCCCCTGCGGCCCCAACGCCGTCTGCATCAACCAGCCCGGTGCCTTCACCTGCATCTGCCGGCCCGGCTACGACGGTCCCAACTGCACGG tgcggATTTTCGCCTGCGAGTACAAAACCGCGCAGGATGAGGCCCTGCGGAAGAGCTGCGGGCGCTCAGCCCCGGGG GACACGTGGTGCCGCGTGCTCAACGCCACGACCCAGCGGCTGCGGGCGGCCTGCGGCAGCGGCAGTGGTGACCGCAGCGGTGGCATCAACCTGCAG gACACCCTCGCCCCGCTCTTCGATGTGACGGCCCAGCTGCAGAGCCAACGTCGccccgaggccgccgccgccaccgggctGCTGCTGCACACGGCCGAGGTGCTGGTGCTGGAGGCCACCGTGCGCCACGGCCAGCGCCAACCCCAGTTCTTCGCCACGGACAACCTGA GCGCCGTGGCccagctggtcaccagcagctgCCACCCGGACGGCCGCATTCTGAAGCTGACGGCAGGCAACGCCTCCATGCACATCCACTGCCACGAGGTGCTCACCAACGTGTCGAAAG GCACCGGCGCCGTGGCCCTCATCGCCTACCAGGACCTGGAGACGGTGCTCAACGCCAGCAGCGCCGAGGAGGGGACGCCGCCGGGACGCCTCAACTCCCACGTGGTCAGCTGCACCGTGGGCAAGCCCATGAACTTCTCCAAACCCTTCAGGTTAACCCTGCGGCACAAGACG GAGCCACGCGAGGATGAGGAGGCCCACTGCGTGTCCTGGCAGCCAGTGGGCACCCACGGCCGCTGGTCGGAGCAGGGCTGCGAGCGCCTGGAGAGCGACCACCTCTACACCACCTGCAGCTGCTGGCATCTCTCCAGCTTCGCCATCCTCATGGCCATCAGCGACGTGGAG GAGAACGTCGCCCTGAGATTGGTCACCTACGTGGGGCTGTCGCTCTCGGTGCTCTGCCTCTTCCTCGCCATCCTCACCTTCCTCCTGTGCCGCTCCCTCTGGAACGTCAGCGTCGCCCTCCACCTGCAGCTCAGCATCTGCCTCTTCGTGGCTGACATCCTCTTCCTCGTGGCCATGCACCGCATCAGGAATCAG CTGGCGTGCGCCATCATCGCTGGCCTCCTCCACTACCTCTTCCTCGCCTGCTTCACCTGGATGTTCCTGGAGGGCTTGCACCTCTTCCTCACCGTCAGGAACCTGCGCGTGGTCAACTACACCAGCGCCAGCCGCTTCAAGAAGCGGTACATGTACCCCACGGGCTACGGCGTGCCGGCCCTGGTGGTGGCCATCTCCATCGCCGTCAACCCCAGCGGCTACGGGACCGACAAGCA ctgctggctgtccacAAAGGGAGGATTCGTGTGGAGCTTCATTGGCCCGGTCTGCGCCATCATCCTG GTTAACCTGGTGTTTTTCCTCACCACCCTCTGGATCCTGCGGGACAAGCTGTCCACCCTCAACAAGGATGTCTCCTCCCTCAAGAGCACGAG GACGCTGACGTTCAAGGCGCTCACCCACGTCCTCATCCTGGGCTGCACGTGGGGCCTGGGCTTGCTGCAGACGCGCTCCAGCGCCCTGCTCGTGGCCTTCCTCTTCACCGGCCTCAACAGCCTCCAGGGAGTCTTCATCTTCGTCGTGCACTGCCTCCTCAACCGGCAG GTGACGGAGCAGTACCAGCGGTGGCTTCGGGCCCTCAGCCCCAAAGCAGGGAGCACGGAGCTGACGATGACGTTGTCGAACATCACCTCCATCACG GAAGGGGAAAGGCCCGCGACCCAGGGCAGAGAAGGCTGCGAGTGGCAGAAATGA
- the LOC112994394 gene encoding CD209 antigen-like protein C isoform X2, producing the protein MTPVGSFRPDSPDSFVDEDDYDDVSLSEPDHDRKKPPAEDDLQTQRSKGGTGVYVLAGKPASSSPIRAGDSVAGAGRGCREKPVVVLYVLVVLSFAMWVAVLALVVVKYSELSRELKMLSSNYSESVLQELSETRRGQARMRAKMSSYYQELQGITGLICKTFLDNRRCSAGWKIFEKSCYSFSVETMSWEDAKQVCLDQDSHLVIVNTEEEQKFLKDNINSSSTYWLGVTDKLEEGSWLWVNGQPATLGFWNTWRENRDREQQDCGSIGPDGIWTDERCSRAHHWICEKSWHC; encoded by the exons ATGACCCCGGTGGGCTCCTTCCGACCAG ACTCCCCCGACAGCTTCGTCGACGAGGATGACTACGATGACGTGTCACTGTCTGAGCCCGATCACGACCGCAAGAAGCCGCCAGCTGAAGACGACCTGCAAACCCAGAGGAGCAAGGGAGGTACAG GGGTTTACGTCCTGGCGGGGAAACCGGCGTCTTCGAGTCCCATCAGAGCGG GCGACTCGGTGGCCGGCGCAGGACGAGGCTGCCGAGAGAAGCCGGTGGTGGTCCTCTACGTCCTGGTGGTGCTGAGCTTCGCCATGTGGGTGGCCGTCCTCGCGCTCGTCGTGGTGAAGT ACTCGGAGCTCTCGAGGGAGCTGAAGATGTTGAGCTCTAACTACTCCGAGAGCG tgctgcaggagctgtcGGAGACGCGACGGGGACAAGCCCGCATGAGGGCCAAGATGTCCAGCTACTACCAGGAGCTACAGGGCATCACAG GGTTGATCTGCAAAACCTTCCTGGATAACAGGAGGTGCTCGGCCGGCTGGAAGATCTTCGAGAAGAGCTGCTACTCCTTCTCTGTGGAGACCATGAGCTGGGAGGACGCCAAGCAGGTCTGCTTGGATCAAGACTCTCACCTGGTCATCGTTAACACGGAGGAGGAGCAG AAGTTCCTAAAAGACAATATTAACAGCAGCAGCACGTACTGGCTGGGGGTGACCGACAAGCTGGAGGAAGGCAGCTGGCTCTGGGTTAACGGGCAACCCGCCACCCTTGG CTTCTGGAACAcctggagagaaaacagagacagGGAGCAGCAGGATTGCGGCAGCATCGGGCCCGACGGCATCTGGACCGACGAGCGATGCTCCCGCGCTCACCACTGGATCTGCGAGAAGTCCTGGCACTGCTAG
- the LOC112994394 gene encoding C-type lectin domain family 17, member A-like isoform X1: MARQETYGNWLCPPPSSAKRLVRQAGIYSVAGKMTPVGSFRPDSPDSFVDEDDYDDVSLSEPDHDRKKPPAEDDLQTQRSKGGTGVYVLAGKPASSSPIRAGDSVAGAGRGCREKPVVVLYVLVVLSFAMWVAVLALVVVKYSELSRELKMLSSNYSESVLQELSETRRGQARMRAKMSSYYQELQGITGLICKTFLDNRRCSAGWKIFEKSCYSFSVETMSWEDAKQVCLDQDSHLVIVNTEEEQKFLKDNINSSSTYWLGVTDKLEEGSWLWVNGQPATLGFWNTWRENRDREQQDCGSIGPDGIWTDERCSRAHHWICEKSWHC, encoded by the exons ATGGCCAGGCAGGAGACGTACGGCAACTGGTTGTGCCCGCCGCCCTCCTCGGCCAAGCGGCTGGTGAGACAAGCAG ggaTTTACTCCGTAGCCGGCAAAATGACCCCGGTGGGCTCCTTCCGACCAG ACTCCCCCGACAGCTTCGTCGACGAGGATGACTACGATGACGTGTCACTGTCTGAGCCCGATCACGACCGCAAGAAGCCGCCAGCTGAAGACGACCTGCAAACCCAGAGGAGCAAGGGAGGTACAG GGGTTTACGTCCTGGCGGGGAAACCGGCGTCTTCGAGTCCCATCAGAGCGG GCGACTCGGTGGCCGGCGCAGGACGAGGCTGCCGAGAGAAGCCGGTGGTGGTCCTCTACGTCCTGGTGGTGCTGAGCTTCGCCATGTGGGTGGCCGTCCTCGCGCTCGTCGTGGTGAAGT ACTCGGAGCTCTCGAGGGAGCTGAAGATGTTGAGCTCTAACTACTCCGAGAGCG tgctgcaggagctgtcGGAGACGCGACGGGGACAAGCCCGCATGAGGGCCAAGATGTCCAGCTACTACCAGGAGCTACAGGGCATCACAG GGTTGATCTGCAAAACCTTCCTGGATAACAGGAGGTGCTCGGCCGGCTGGAAGATCTTCGAGAAGAGCTGCTACTCCTTCTCTGTGGAGACCATGAGCTGGGAGGACGCCAAGCAGGTCTGCTTGGATCAAGACTCTCACCTGGTCATCGTTAACACGGAGGAGGAGCAG AAGTTCCTAAAAGACAATATTAACAGCAGCAGCACGTACTGGCTGGGGGTGACCGACAAGCTGGAGGAAGGCAGCTGGCTCTGGGTTAACGGGCAACCCGCCACCCTTGG CTTCTGGAACAcctggagagaaaacagagacagGGAGCAGCAGGATTGCGGCAGCATCGGGCCCGACGGCATCTGGACCGACGAGCGATGCTCCCGCGCTCACCACTGGATCTGCGAGAAGTCCTGGCACTGCTAG
- the LOC112994393 gene encoding C-type lectin domain family 17, member A-like, whose amino-acid sequence MSEAVGDHGSCKEWETDEMMELQDQEPRRARKGARCLPAFCQGKAVTVLYVLSAFCFVLLMVLIVTSLQKITAVWEALEEARLRNEKIHAGSWQNLSHVQHVVDKQMSDEFTAFRSQLLNISKEVANMRAKMTQCEVGCGKALSDRLRILEGRPVSWPAPEELAELRREQRTMQALLSGVLAEMHNVSEVICTRCPAGWQQFLRTCYYFSTAKKAWMDAKLFCISHSSHLAIINSEQENKFLANQVMDTQVFWLGLTDMHKEGEWQWVDSSPLSLRLWNSGEPNNVGQHGEDCATLYSSGRWNDAVCSNAESWICERSC is encoded by the exons ATGTCAGAAGCCGTAGGCGACCACGGCTCCTGCAAGGAATGGGAGACTGACGAGATGATGGAATTGCAAGATCAAGAGCCGAGGAGAGCACGTAAAGGAG CTCGGTGCCTCCCTGCCTTCTGCCAGGGGAAAGCTGTCACAGTCCTCTACGTCCTCTCGGCCTtctgctttgtgctgctcatGGTTCTCATCGTCACCAGTCTTCAGAAAA TAACTGCCGTGTGGGAGGCTCTGGAAGAAGCGAGGCTGAGGAACGAGAAGATCCACGCTGGCTCATGGCAGAACCTGTCGCACGTCCAGCACGTCGTGG ataAGCAGATGTCCGATGAGTTCACGGCGTTTCGCAGCCAGCTTCTTAACA TCTCCAAAGAAGTGGCGAACATGAGGGCGAAGATGACGCAGTGCGAAGTGGGTTGCGGGAAAGCCCTGTCCGATCGCCTCCGCATCCTAG AGGGAAGGCCGGTGTCGTGGCCGGCGCCGGAGGAGCTGGCTGAGCTGAGACGCGAGCAGAGGACCATGCAGGCACTGCTGAGCGGCGTGCTGGCAGAGATGCACAACGTCTCAG AGGTGATCTGCACGCGGTGTCCGGCTGGCTGGCAGCAGTTCTTGAGAACCTGCTACTACTTCTCGACGGCCAAGAAAGCCTGGATGGACGCGAAGCTCTTCTGCATCAGCCACAGCTCCCACCTGGCCATCATCAACAGCGAGCAGGAGAAC AAATTTCTGGCAAATCAGGTCATGGATACGCAGGTCTTCTGGCTGGGCCTCACCGACATGCACAAAGAAGGGGAGTGGCAGTGGGTGGACAGCAGCCCACTCTCTCTCAG GCTCTGGAACAGCGGCGAGCCCAACAACGTCGGCCAGCACGGCGAGGACTGCGCAACCCTCTACTCCAGCGGGCGCTGGAACGACGCCGTCTGCTCCAACGCCGAGTCCTGGATCTGCGAGCGGAGCTGCTAG